Sequence from the Bremerella volcania genome:
ACTCCTTGGCGATCGAGCCAGATGGCGATCAGACCGGGAATGATGTAGCCGATCACCTGGACAGGCTCGGCGGTTTCCAGCGGCTGCTGAATTTGCAGCGCCTGCAGCGGAGCAAGGGCCCAGACCGGCAGGGCATCGAACAGTGAACGTACCAGGAAACCAACCAGAATCATCAGCACCGTGCGGCGTTTGCCGTACACGATCACGATGTTGGAAAGCAGATGAATCAGAAAGAACGTCAGCAGCGAGGCCACCACGGTCATGCTGACATTCACCGGCTGATCCAGGAACAACGCAAAGTAACCTGGCACCACCATACCACCGGCGGCCAGTCCGAACAGTTCGGAAAAAATGAGGCTGACCGCCAGGCCAACCCCAATGGCAACTGTAATAATCCCCGTCATTTAAAAGTCTTCTGTGTACTGCGATTTGCGAAGTAGCGAACGACGTCGAGGCCGACGCCACCAATATTTGCGATCCCCATGATCAGCGATGTTTTGCCTGAGTATTCCAAAAGAGTCTCGAAGATATCAGGCGCCGGCAGATCTTCGGCGAACACCAACTTCAGCGGATCGATGCCTGCTTCGGTGGCGGTTTTGGCGAAGATGTAGGTTCCGGTTCCGATCAGCACGTAATAGTCGGCCGGCGGCCAATTGGTGACTGATTTGCCCAGCTGCTGCGAGCGGTCAGGGCGGTCTTGCCGGCAGTTAACCACCATCACGCGGCGCTCCACTTCGGGATAACGCTCGAGGGCCATCTTCCAGATGCGTTCGGTCGATTCCGGATCGTTCGCGGCAAAACCGTTCACGAAGTGAATCTTGCGGCCGAAGAAGTCCATCTCGTGGGCGGTCATCGCACCGGGGTCCGGTTTGGCCTCCCACATGCCGCGCAGCGCGGTGGCGCGGTCGACAC
This genomic interval carries:
- the pgsC gene encoding poly-gamma-glutamate biosynthesis protein PgsC yields the protein MTGIITVAIGVGLAVSLIFSELFGLAAGGMVVPGYFALFLDQPVNVSMTVVASLLTFFLIHLLSNIVIVYGKRRTVLMILVGFLVRSLFDALPVWALAPLQALQIQQPLETAEPVQVIGYIIPGLIAIWLDRQGVVETLSALFIASTAIRLILILAFGTELHL